One window from the genome of Dyadobacter sp. CECT 9275 encodes:
- a CDS encoding sensor histidine kinase has product MERSASNNVWLRLMGIPAVAVMLVFLSNDLSPENVYSKIIKYIIYVALYWEIHRVIFIYVQNRYPYLQDTRKRVYIQIIVFALVILVVSFFLALINPYFPSGGAGSQDTFLMEYQSFVVKSLLLLGLITVIYECIYFFGLYEKSMLEAERLKKENLMSQFELLKNQISPHFLFNSLNVLMTLVPENPDLSVMHIQKLSNVYRYVLSQHEKNVINLTTELQFLKDYIFLYQMRFGENLQIKYNLPDQWDHIQVIPLTLQMLVENALKHNIVSKRKPLTITISTIAGFIMVTNNLQRKTSGVESTNIGLQNIMNRYMLLTSKLVEVHVTKTHFSVMLPLIFDHDNL; this is encoded by the coding sequence TATTCCTGCGGTAGCGGTTATGCTTGTTTTTCTCAGTAATGATTTGTCACCTGAGAATGTATACTCCAAAATAATCAAGTATATCATTTATGTAGCCTTATATTGGGAGATTCACCGTGTGATTTTTATTTACGTGCAGAACCGCTATCCATATCTTCAGGATACAAGAAAGAGGGTGTACATTCAGATTATCGTTTTTGCGCTGGTGATACTCGTTGTAAGTTTCTTTCTGGCATTAATAAATCCCTACTTTCCATCCGGAGGAGCCGGTAGCCAGGACACTTTTCTGATGGAATACCAGAGTTTTGTAGTAAAAAGTCTGTTGTTGCTGGGCCTTATAACGGTTATCTACGAGTGTATCTATTTTTTTGGATTGTATGAGAAGAGTATGCTGGAAGCCGAAAGACTCAAAAAGGAAAATCTGATGTCCCAGTTTGAATTGCTGAAAAACCAGATCAGTCCGCATTTTCTTTTTAATAGCCTGAACGTACTGATGACGCTTGTGCCTGAGAATCCGGATTTGTCGGTCATGCACATTCAAAAACTTTCGAATGTATACCGGTATGTGTTAAGCCAGCATGAAAAAAATGTCATTAACCTTACAACGGAACTGCAATTCCTGAAAGATTATATTTTTTTGTACCAAATGCGCTTTGGTGAAAATTTGCAGATTAAATATAATCTGCCGGATCAATGGGACCACATTCAGGTTATCCCGCTTACTTTGCAGATGCTGGTTGAAAATGCGCTGAAACACAACATTGTTTCAAAACGCAAGCCGCTCACAATTACCATCAGTACCATTGCAGGGTTTATTATGGTCACCAATAACCTTCAGAGGAAGACGTCGGGTGTTGAATCAACCAATATCGGATTGCAGAATATAATGAATCGTTATATGTTATTAACCAGCAAATTGGTAGAGGTGCATGTGACCAAAACCCATTTTAGCGTGATGCTCCCCCTTATTTTTGATCATGATAATTTATGA
- a CDS encoding LytR/AlgR family response regulator transcription factor — protein sequence MKVLIIEDEAVAARRLQNLLHEVDPSIEVVSVVDSIEDAVLWFGEFAHPELIFMDIMLADGQSFEIFEHVEIKVPIIFTTAYDEFAIKAFKVNSIDYLLKPIELPLLADALKKFHSLIRPHQNMKEVIASLLVTRQGNEEPRPDFKNRFLVKLGDKFIPIPISEVSYFSFEDKISFLYTNSNRRYMLDHTLDELEKLVDPTLFFRLNRQYIVSFSAIKSVHNYFNGKLKVFTEPLVSAGIIVSKERAQSFKSWLNK from the coding sequence ATGAAGGTATTAATTATTGAAGATGAGGCGGTTGCGGCAAGAAGGTTGCAAAATTTGCTGCATGAAGTGGATCCGTCTATCGAAGTTGTCTCGGTGGTTGACAGCATCGAAGATGCCGTTCTCTGGTTCGGCGAGTTTGCACATCCGGAGCTGATCTTTATGGACATCATGCTTGCTGACGGACAGTCATTTGAAATATTTGAGCATGTTGAAATCAAAGTGCCCATTATCTTCACGACTGCCTACGACGAGTTTGCCATCAAGGCGTTTAAAGTCAACAGTATCGACTATTTGTTAAAGCCGATTGAATTGCCGCTGCTTGCCGATGCGCTGAAAAAATTTCATTCCCTGATACGCCCCCACCAAAATATGAAGGAAGTCATAGCATCGTTGCTGGTGACCAGGCAGGGAAACGAGGAACCAAGGCCGGACTTTAAAAACAGGTTCCTGGTGAAGCTTGGGGATAAATTTATTCCTATCCCCATTTCGGAAGTGTCCTATTTTAGTTTTGAGGATAAGATTTCCTTTTTATATACGAACAGCAACAGGAGATACATGCTTGATCATACGCTAGACGAATTGGAAAAATTGGTTGACCCGACGCTTTTTTTCAGGTTAAACAGGCAGTATATAGTCTCTTTTTCTGCGATAAAAAGTGTTCACAATTATTTTAACGGAAAGCTGAAAGTTTTTACCGAGCCGCTGGTTTCTGCCGGTATTATCGTAAGTAAAGAAAGGGCGCAATCGTTTAAGTCCTGGCTCAATAAGTAA
- a CDS encoding glycosyltransferase, which produces MEPQLGQFIIAYGYLGIFILVYLQETGVPTFVPNELLMLFSGYLAYAGMLDLQLLIGVTVFADFLGTLSLYCIFYFFGSYLLAKKPGWLPVSTSVLDRLRIKVVEGGTVKLFILRITPFVRGYTSCMAGLIRLNPRSYIPIALLSSLAVCAPYIIFGKMMGAQTSLMLDKFSAILEGFLAVVLVLTVLYIGFQIIRFFKNKARESERAAYQLDKTLRIHMVSETEYFTRGQGVHTAFVELTRLMKEDTTMAICVNERGSGHVFHSHTYGPYYFWKGRNYKGRRILTAHVIPDSSRGAIPFWKLLLPLTRRYLKMAYAYADVVIAISPTVEKEIRALGVTSKIVRIPNPVIREIWSGSDEKRNRGRLQLGVADGQHLIIGVGQLQQRKGVEDFIDMAISMPDSRFVWVGGRPMGLFTEGIARINQRIENAPSNVFFTGLLELDDMPSMYAAADIFLFPSYQENCPLAPLEAAAAGLPVVFRDIAEYTSLFQAPYLKASSTPEFVDITKKLIGSSDFYQEAVEMSAKLIAGFDKETIKAEINGGISTENGPTRFPSF; this is translated from the coding sequence ATGGAGCCACAACTGGGCCAGTTCATCATTGCTTATGGTTACCTGGGAATTTTTATTTTGGTTTATTTGCAGGAAACGGGCGTACCTACATTTGTCCCCAATGAACTACTGATGTTATTCTCGGGCTATCTGGCTTACGCCGGAATGCTCGATTTACAGCTGTTGATCGGGGTGACCGTGTTCGCCGATTTTCTGGGAACGCTTTCGTTGTATTGTATTTTCTATTTTTTTGGTTCTTACCTGTTGGCAAAAAAGCCCGGATGGCTACCCGTATCCACGTCTGTGCTGGACAGGCTTCGGATCAAGGTTGTTGAGGGCGGAACAGTAAAATTGTTTATCCTCAGGATCACGCCCTTTGTCCGCGGCTATACGTCCTGTATGGCGGGGCTCATACGTTTGAATCCCCGCAGCTACATTCCGATCGCGCTGTTGTCTTCTTTGGCTGTGTGCGCTCCTTACATCATTTTCGGAAAAATGATGGGGGCACAAACCAGTCTGATGTTAGACAAATTTTCAGCCATCCTGGAAGGCTTCCTGGCCGTGGTGTTGGTGCTTACGGTCCTATACATCGGTTTTCAGATCATTCGGTTCTTCAAAAACAAAGCAAGGGAATCGGAAAGGGCTGCTTACCAGCTGGATAAAACACTCAGGATACACATGGTTTCGGAAACCGAGTACTTCACACGCGGACAAGGGGTTCATACGGCTTTTGTGGAACTGACGCGGTTAATGAAGGAAGACACGACCATGGCGATCTGCGTTAATGAAAGAGGTAGCGGTCATGTTTTTCATTCACATACGTACGGGCCCTACTATTTTTGGAAGGGACGCAACTATAAAGGCAGGCGAATTCTGACCGCCCATGTAATCCCTGATTCGAGCCGGGGGGCGATCCCCTTCTGGAAGCTGCTGCTGCCCCTCACTCGGCGATATCTCAAAATGGCGTATGCTTATGCCGACGTGGTGATCGCTATTTCTCCCACCGTCGAAAAGGAAATCAGGGCGCTGGGCGTCACCTCAAAAATCGTACGTATACCCAACCCCGTTATCAGGGAAATCTGGTCGGGCTCGGATGAAAAAAGGAATAGGGGACGGTTACAATTGGGTGTGGCTGATGGCCAGCATTTAATCATAGGTGTGGGGCAGCTGCAACAACGCAAGGGTGTCGAAGATTTTATCGATATGGCAATTTCAATGCCGGATTCCAGGTTTGTGTGGGTCGGCGGGCGTCCCATGGGGCTGTTTACAGAAGGCATCGCGCGTATCAACCAAAGAATCGAGAATGCCCCCTCCAATGTATTTTTTACGGGGCTGCTTGAGCTGGACGACATGCCGTCCATGTATGCCGCTGCCGACATTTTCTTATTTCCGTCATACCAGGAAAATTGTCCGCTGGCACCTTTGGAAGCCGCCGCCGCTGGTTTGCCGGTGGTGTTCAGGGACATTGCCGAATATACCAGCCTGTTTCAAGCTCCGTATCTGAAAGCCTCATCCACACCGGAGTTTGTGGATATTACCAAAAAGCTTATAGGTAGTTCTGACTTTTATCAAGAGGCGGTTGAGATGTCTGCAAAGCTGATTGCCGGGTTCGACAAGGAGACAATCAAAGCTGAAATCAATGGGGGGATCAGTACCGAAAACGGCCCGACCAGGTTCCCCAGCTTTTGA
- a CDS encoding flavin reductase family protein — protein sequence MHSKNRRGTDQLNGVPEVEQPSRARQQAHSQTNRRRRYSAKMNDDAYRQKQMEAYPLNKLARLLEPGPLVLVTTGHQDNSNIMTMGFHMMVQHDPPLIAFVMGPWDFSHKALVETGTCVIAIPGADLMEKAVDIGNCSGAETDKFKRFNLDPLDAEIVGAPLIKQCLANIECRVVDTQLSEKYNLFVVEAVRAWVNRSRKEQRIFHHKGDGTFSLDGRTIDMKARMTKWKEITA from the coding sequence TTGCATAGCAAAAATCGGCGTGGCACAGACCAACTGAATGGGGTGCCAGAGGTGGAGCAGCCATCGCGGGCGAGGCAGCAGGCTCATTCGCAAACGAACCGCCGACGCCGTTATTCAGCAAAAATGAACGATGATGCATACAGACAGAAACAGATGGAAGCGTATCCGCTGAACAAGCTGGCTCGATTGCTGGAACCCGGGCCGTTAGTGCTGGTCACCACTGGCCACCAGGACAACAGTAACATCATGACAATGGGCTTTCACATGATGGTTCAGCATGACCCGCCGTTAATCGCATTCGTCATGGGGCCATGGGACTTCAGCCATAAGGCGCTGGTAGAGACCGGAACGTGTGTGATAGCTATCCCCGGAGCTGATTTGATGGAGAAAGCCGTGGATATCGGGAATTGCAGCGGAGCGGAAACAGACAAGTTCAAACGGTTTAATCTGGACCCTCTCGACGCCGAAATTGTCGGCGCGCCGCTCATTAAACAATGTCTGGCCAACATCGAATGCCGGGTTGTCGATACACAGTTGTCAGAAAAATACAACCTTTTTGTGGTCGAGGCAGTAAGGGCCTGGGTCAACAGGAGCAGGAAAGAACAGCGCATCTTTCATCATAAAGGCGACGGCACTTTCAGCCTGGATGGCCGTACCATCGATATGAAGGCCAGGATGACCAAATGGAAGGAGATCACAGCGTAA
- a CDS encoding helix-turn-helix transcriptional regulator produces the protein MPDQENKNQMLYWAARMGIPVSAFGEGLQSLRLHEVRIIDLLPEMLIMVRSVVADKTLSYRRKSIDIIDRGLLISFQNIISRASDQPMAGNRHPQEQPHVQITPLHLESEVLFPAGITIRQISILIGLDYLKNFLGKDHRTFEYLFHQEKTLLIEEFMSPQMATVVNEVVHGSSAITLPEAYYKLKSLELLYLLFTNLAHRQAVPHQHLRHEEIEAVYRVRDRIASSLDKPWAQDDLVKLSGMNTIRLRKLFTQVFGKGLYEYHQFLRMQEAARLLQQEHLSVSETGYRLGFTNLSHFGRLFERHFGTTPKKWSAGSFS, from the coding sequence ATGCCTGACCAGGAAAACAAGAATCAGATGCTCTATTGGGCCGCCAGGATGGGTATCCCGGTTTCGGCATTCGGTGAAGGGTTACAATCCCTCCGGCTGCATGAAGTCCGGATCATTGATCTGCTCCCCGAAATGCTGATCATGGTCCGCTCGGTCGTGGCGGATAAAACGCTTTCCTACCGCAGGAAATCCATTGATATCATTGACAGAGGCCTGTTAATTTCATTTCAGAACATCATCAGCCGGGCTTCGGATCAGCCGATGGCGGGTAACAGGCATCCTCAGGAGCAGCCTCACGTGCAGATTACGCCCCTGCACCTGGAAAGCGAGGTGCTGTTTCCTGCGGGCATCACCATTCGTCAGATCAGTATTTTAATCGGCCTGGATTACCTAAAAAATTTCCTTGGTAAAGATCATCGTACATTTGAATACCTGTTTCATCAGGAAAAAACGCTGCTGATCGAAGAGTTTATGTCGCCCCAGATGGCGACCGTGGTCAATGAGGTTGTTCATGGCTCTTCCGCCATCACACTTCCCGAAGCCTATTACAAACTGAAATCCCTTGAACTGCTCTATTTGCTCTTCACCAATTTGGCCCACCGGCAGGCGGTGCCACACCAGCATCTGCGGCATGAGGAAATAGAGGCCGTATACCGGGTACGGGATCGGATCGCATCCTCGCTGGACAAGCCCTGGGCACAGGATGACCTGGTAAAACTCAGTGGTATGAATACCATCAGGCTCCGGAAACTTTTCACCCAGGTATTCGGCAAAGGGCTTTATGAGTACCATCAATTTCTGCGCATGCAGGAAGCGGCAAGGCTTCTGCAACAAGAGCATTTGTCGGTATCCGAGACGGGGTACCGGCTGGGGTTTACCAATTTGAGCCACTTCGGAAGGTTATTCGAGCGCCACTTCGGAACGACGCCCAAAAAGTGGAGCGCCGGTTCGTTCAGCTGA
- a CDS encoding FAD-dependent oxidoreductase yields the protein MKKNMLISGGGIAGLTAAKLLSAQGHQVTLIDKAPAFSKAGFLLSLKSFGVRIMDELGLTGNLLRESSPSEYATFLEANDQVIQHISYEKMSRNTERSVLISRGGLHHVLFEDIKDTVPVRFQTTIHRLVRHEEATLVTLSDGSELMADLVIVAEGLRSPTRERYFEGCKLEDFSTLYMGGKLKYAHGYTVGSFKIYMDVHKMLSIYPIGPDEIAIQCYIHHQGELPAAGLNATELLERSFQEYSQDVQDLLHRFAANGLMFVDKMGMVSAPNLVSGPLVLLGDVGYCPTALSGMGASMSIYGAKALAHFVGQTPGDLPLACNNYNTLMQPIIEKFQGNAKRNAAAFIPASTGQLDQFVRSFRAASDAELQKIMTDPILLTEEQLRFQIS from the coding sequence ATGAAAAAGAACATGCTGATATCAGGGGGTGGTATTGCCGGGTTAACGGCGGCAAAATTGCTCTCCGCACAGGGGCATCAGGTAACATTGATCGACAAGGCGCCTGCTTTCAGCAAGGCAGGGTTTCTGCTCTCGCTCAAAAGCTTCGGCGTGAGGATCATGGATGAGCTTGGGTTGACCGGCAACCTTTTACGGGAGTCGTCGCCGTCGGAATACGCCACTTTCCTGGAAGCAAATGACCAGGTCATTCAGCATATCAGTTATGAAAAGATGAGCCGGAATACAGAGCGGTCCGTGCTGATCTCCCGGGGCGGTTTGCATCACGTGTTGTTCGAAGACATCAAAGACACTGTACCGGTGCGGTTTCAGACAACGATCCACCGGCTCGTGCGCCACGAAGAAGCGACGCTGGTTACGCTGTCGGACGGCAGTGAGCTTATGGCGGATCTGGTCATTGTTGCGGAAGGCCTGCGTTCTCCCACCAGGGAACGGTACTTTGAGGGTTGTAAACTGGAAGATTTCAGTACGCTCTATATGGGCGGGAAGCTGAAATATGCTCATGGATATACGGTCGGTTCGTTCAAGATCTACATGGATGTCCACAAGATGCTTTCTATTTATCCGATTGGCCCGGACGAGATTGCCATCCAATGCTACATTCATCACCAGGGCGAGTTACCGGCCGCCGGCCTGAATGCAACGGAGCTGCTGGAAAGGTCCTTTCAGGAATACAGCCAGGATGTGCAGGACCTGCTTCACCGGTTCGCAGCAAACGGGTTGATGTTCGTGGACAAAATGGGCATGGTCAGCGCCCCGAACCTGGTCAGCGGCCCGCTGGTTTTGCTGGGTGATGTCGGTTACTGTCCTACGGCGCTGTCGGGCATGGGGGCGTCCATGTCCATCTATGGAGCCAAAGCGTTGGCCCACTTCGTTGGTCAAACGCCCGGCGACCTGCCGTTGGCCTGCAATAACTACAATACGCTGATGCAGCCCATCATTGAAAAGTTTCAGGGAAATGCAAAGCGAAATGCCGCAGCCTTCATTCCAGCCAGCACCGGACAACTGGACCAGTTCGTTCGTTCATTCAGGGCAGCTTCCGATGCCGAGCTGCAAAAAATCATGACCGATCCGATTTTGTTAACCGAAGAGCAGCTGCGCTTTCAGATCAGCTGA
- a CDS encoding glycoside hydrolase family 32 protein, with product MKKTITCLFLIALFTGLQALAQDFREKYRPQFHFTPRANWMNDPNGMVYHNGIYHLFYQYYPDDKIWGPMHWGHATSRDMVSWKEQPIALYPDSLGYIFSGSAVVDKNNTAGFGKDALVAIFTHHDPVQEKLKTGKHETQSIAYSLDDGKTWTKYKGNPVLKNPGISDFRDPKVSWYEPAKKWIMTLATKDRVTFYSSADLKAWSRESDFGATDGGHGGVWECPDLFPIMHEGKQVWVLIVNINPGGPNKGSAGQYFLGDFDGKTFTSNSKETKWLDFGTDNYAAVTFSNTADRKILMGWMSNWQYANQVPTHPWRSANTVARELGLKTVGKEIYLTSLLVKELSILNTTYFSLKNVSVKNQLDLTNQTKNKTGLFRLDLKTGSTADFSIVLANEAGNELILGYSKAENQYYIDRSKSGKTDFEKGFGAKHIAPRFATEKNVSLTLIADAASVELFADNGLTVVTDIFFPEKPMTHLLIKSGSGIIIDTLNYRVLKPSEK from the coding sequence ATGAAAAAAACAATCACTTGCCTGTTTCTTATCGCTTTATTCACGGGATTACAAGCTTTGGCTCAGGACTTCCGGGAAAAGTACCGCCCGCAGTTTCATTTTACCCCAAGGGCCAATTGGATGAACGATCCGAACGGTATGGTTTATCACAATGGAATTTACCATCTGTTTTATCAGTACTACCCCGATGACAAGATATGGGGACCCATGCATTGGGGACATGCGACGAGCAGGGATATGGTTTCGTGGAAAGAGCAACCTATCGCTTTGTATCCCGATAGCCTGGGCTATATCTTTTCAGGGAGTGCGGTCGTGGACAAAAACAATACGGCGGGGTTTGGGAAAGATGCTCTGGTGGCCATTTTTACACACCACGACCCGGTTCAGGAAAAGCTCAAAACGGGAAAACATGAGACGCAAAGCATCGCTTACAGTTTGGATGATGGTAAAACCTGGACAAAATATAAAGGAAACCCGGTCCTGAAAAATCCAGGCATCAGTGATTTTAGAGATCCCAAGGTGAGCTGGTATGAGCCAGCAAAAAAATGGATCATGACGTTAGCCACAAAGGATCGAGTCACTTTCTATTCATCCGCCGATCTAAAAGCATGGTCGCGCGAAAGTGATTTTGGTGCAACGGACGGCGGGCATGGAGGCGTGTGGGAATGTCCTGACCTGTTTCCAATCATGCATGAAGGAAAGCAGGTTTGGGTTTTGATTGTAAACATCAATCCCGGTGGCCCCAACAAAGGGTCCGCAGGCCAGTATTTTCTGGGAGACTTTGATGGGAAAACCTTTACGTCCAATTCAAAGGAAACAAAATGGCTGGATTTTGGCACCGACAATTATGCAGCTGTGACTTTCTCAAATACCGCAGACCGGAAAATCCTGATGGGCTGGATGAGCAACTGGCAATATGCCAATCAGGTCCCGACACATCCCTGGCGAAGCGCCAATACGGTCGCCCGGGAATTGGGTCTGAAAACCGTAGGAAAAGAAATTTACCTTACTTCGCTTCTCGTAAAAGAATTGTCCATATTGAACACCACATATTTTTCATTGAAAAACGTGAGCGTTAAAAACCAGCTGGACCTGACCAATCAAACCAAGAATAAAACAGGACTGTTCAGGTTGGACTTAAAAACGGGCAGCACGGCAGATTTTTCAATCGTATTGGCAAATGAAGCCGGTAATGAGCTTATCCTGGGATATAGCAAGGCCGAAAATCAATACTACATTGACCGTTCAAAATCTGGCAAAACTGACTTTGAGAAAGGCTTTGGAGCGAAACATATTGCTCCAAGGTTTGCGACGGAAAAAAATGTTTCCCTGACCTTGATAGCTGATGCGGCTTCCGTAGAGCTCTTTGCGGACAACGGATTAACAGTGGTGACTGACATTTTCTTTCCGGAAAAACCAATGACACATCTCCTTATCAAATCTGGGTCCGGCATCATCATCGATACTTTAAACTACCGGGTTCTGAAACCCTCGGAAAAGTAA
- a CDS encoding RagB/SusD family nutrient uptake outer membrane protein, which translates to MKTKFIYNILLAGGLLSATSCNDYLDYQPKGLLSSDNTRSASSAEALATAAYAGIGNDEMIGPMTSMWIYGSVRSDDAYKGGGGVSDVAEIDFYEHYNLTRPDLGSMHPYTWENFYKAISRANAALTSINALNETEFPLKKIRTAEMRFLRAHSHFMLKMLFKNVPYITENLTSEEILKTSNTALTNDQLWNRIAEDFQFAIDNLPAKQTQLGRANKISASAYLAKLRLYQAYEQDDTHKVVNINKTRLQEVVTLTQQVISSGQYSLQPDFAENFIAETENGPESIFAIQYSINDGTAVGRLSYVTGLNYPHGAPQYGCCGFHQPSQNLANAYRTSADGLPLFDTFNDKNVDFATETVDPRVDHTIGLDGHPYKYDATKPFSNSWIRDPGVYGFFHTMKEQQLATSASYHKEGPFIGSSKNIDILRYDDVLLMQAEAYIELGQQAQALPLINQIRKRAANSTGRLKKTDGTFASRYNIKEYSATGWTQDYARKALQWERRLEFATESPRFFDLVRWGIAEKTLNAYLEKEKLRRPFLSTAKFTAGRDEYLPIPQREISFTKGLYKQNPGF; encoded by the coding sequence ATGAAAACAAAATTCATATATAACATTTTACTGGCTGGCGGGCTGCTTTCCGCTACATCCTGCAACGATTATCTGGATTATCAGCCGAAAGGACTTTTGTCTTCTGATAATACCAGGTCGGCTTCCAGTGCCGAAGCCCTGGCGACAGCCGCCTATGCCGGGATTGGTAACGATGAAATGATTGGCCCCATGACGAGCATGTGGATATACGGCAGCGTACGCTCCGATGACGCCTACAAAGGAGGCGGCGGCGTTTCGGATGTGGCCGAAATTGACTTTTACGAACATTACAATCTCACAAGGCCGGATCTGGGTTCGATGCATCCGTACACCTGGGAAAATTTTTATAAAGCGATCAGCCGTGCCAATGCGGCGCTCACCAGTATCAACGCGCTCAACGAAACTGAGTTTCCCTTAAAGAAAATCCGTACCGCCGAAATGCGTTTTTTACGCGCGCATTCGCACTTTATGCTTAAAATGCTTTTCAAAAACGTTCCTTACATCACCGAAAACCTGACCAGTGAGGAAATACTGAAAACCTCTAACACGGCGCTGACCAATGATCAGCTATGGAATAGGATTGCAGAAGATTTTCAGTTTGCGATAGACAATCTGCCTGCCAAACAAACCCAGCTGGGACGTGCAAACAAAATTTCGGCTTCTGCCTACCTTGCAAAACTGAGGCTGTATCAGGCCTACGAACAGGATGACACGCACAAGGTGGTTAACATCAATAAAACCCGTTTGCAGGAAGTGGTGACACTTACCCAACAGGTGATTTCATCCGGACAATACAGCTTGCAACCCGATTTTGCAGAGAACTTTATCGCTGAAACGGAAAACGGCCCCGAATCCATTTTTGCTATCCAGTACTCCATCAATGACGGAACGGCTGTCGGCCGACTGAGCTATGTGACTGGCCTGAATTATCCGCACGGCGCACCTCAATATGGCTGCTGCGGCTTCCACCAACCCAGCCAGAACCTTGCCAATGCTTACAGGACAAGCGCGGATGGATTACCTCTTTTCGATACGTTTAACGATAAGAACGTAGATTTCGCAACCGAAACCGTAGATCCGCGCGTGGATCATACCATTGGCTTAGACGGGCACCCCTACAAATACGACGCCACCAAGCCATTCAGCAATAGCTGGATACGTGATCCGGGTGTTTATGGTTTTTTTCACACCATGAAGGAACAGCAACTGGCGACCAGTGCGTCATATCACAAAGAAGGCCCTTTTATTGGCTCATCCAAAAATATTGACATTCTGCGATACGACGACGTTTTGTTAATGCAGGCCGAAGCGTATATCGAACTTGGACAGCAGGCGCAGGCGCTGCCACTGATCAATCAAATCAGAAAAAGAGCAGCAAACAGTACTGGCAGATTAAAAAAGACAGACGGAACGTTTGCTTCCAGATACAATATCAAGGAATATTCAGCTACGGGCTGGACGCAGGATTATGCCCGTAAAGCGTTGCAGTGGGAACGTCGCCTGGAATTTGCAACGGAAAGTCCCCGGTTTTTTGATCTGGTGCGATGGGGCATTGCCGAAAAGACTCTGAACGCGTATCTTGAGAAGGAAAAGCTCAGACGTCCGTTTTTGTCCACCGCAAAATTCACGGCCGGGCGGGATGAGTACCTCCCAATCCCACAGCGGGAAATCAGTTTCACCAAGGGATTGTATAAACAAAATCCGGGATTTTAA